The Kribbella sp. NBC_00662 nucleotide sequence CGCGGCGGCCAGCGCCTTACCGGCGGAGTCGGCGGTGAGCTCGATCGGGGTGCCCGAGCCGTTGTCGATCTGCGCGATGGTCAGCTTGTTGTCGACGGCGTACGACCACTCGACGTAGGTGATCGAGTTCTTGGTGCTCTTGACGCCCTCGGCGACACCCGCGGACTTCTCCTTGCCGGCGCCGGTGCCGGTCCACTTCTTGGCCGGCTCACCGGTCCAGGCGCCACCGCCCGAGGCCTTCAGGTACTTGGTGAAGTTCTCGGTGGTGCCGGACTCGTCCGAGCGGAAGAAGACCGAGATCGGAGCCGACGGGAAGGTGACACCCGGGTTCAGCTTGGCGATGGCCGGGTCGTTCCAGGTCTTGATGGTGCCCTGGAAGATCTTCGCCGCGGTCGGGCCGTCGAGGACGAACTTGTCGACACCGTCGACGTTGATCGCGATCGCGACCGGGCCGATCACCATCGGCAGGTCGATGGCCGGGTTGCCCCCGCAGCGCTTGGTGGCGGCGGTCATCTCGTCGGGCTTCAGCGCCGAGTCGGAGCCGGCGAAGTCGACCTGGTTCGCGTTGAACTGCTTGACGCCCGCACCGGAGCCGGTCGGGTTGTAGTTCACCGTGACGTCGGCGCACTTCTCGTTGTACTTGCTGATGACCTCGTCGATTGCGTT carries:
- the pstS gene encoding phosphate ABC transporter substrate-binding protein PstS, with the translated sequence MSVNRLLRVGSVAVASLGVLALSACGSDPEPSGSSSPDSSTSSAGADCPQGTLNAEGSSAQKNAIDEVISKYNEKCADVTVNYNPTGSGAGVKQFNANQVDFAGSDSALKPDEMTAATKRCGGNPAIDLPMVIGPVAIAINVDGVDKFVLDGPTAAKIFQGTIKTWNDPAIAKLNPGVTFPSAPISVFFRSDESGTTENFTKYLKASGGGAWTGEPAKKWTGTGAGKEKSAGVAEGVKSTKNSITYVEWSYAVDNKLTIAQIDNGSGTPIELTADSAGKALAAAKPAGTGSDLALKLDYATKAPGAYPIILVTYEIACTKGLPAEKTALVKSFLSYFVSKDGQASLTDLNYAPLPAEIQTKVESAIQAIS